The segment TTTGAGGCCGCGTTGAGTCAAGCCCAGGCACTCGGCTTTGCCGAAACTCCGCCTGACTTGGACATCGAGGGTCACGACACGGCGCACAAGTGCCAGATTGTCGCTTCGATGTGCTATTCGACCAAGGTAAACCTCGAGGATATTCACGTGGAAGGCGTCACGAAAGTGACCCACGCCGATGTCGCCTATGCGCGCGAGTTGGGCTACCTAATCAAACTCCTGGCAATTGTTCGCTCGGACAATGGGGAGATTGAGGCCCGCGTTCACCCCACGCTCGTGCCGGAAGACCATCTCCTTGCGTCGGTGCGCAACGAATTCAATGCGATTTACGTGAAGGGCGACGTGGCGGATGCTACGCTCTACTACGGACGCGGCGCGGGCCGCATGCCCACGGCAAGCGCAGTCCTGGCAGATATCATTGACATCGCGCGGCGTGGCAACGGTCCGGTGCCTCCCCCATTCTCGTATTCGCAATCGAGAAGCCTGCGCGGCATGGGCGACATTCACTCGCGCTATTACCTGCGGATGACGACGATGGATAAACCCGGAGTCTTGGGAAAGATCTGCACGTCTTTGGGTAAGAACGGAGTGAGCATTGCATCGTGTATGCAAAAAGAGAAACACGAAGCGGACCGGGTCCACATCGTGTTGATGACGTATGATGCCAAAGAATCGGACATGCGCGCGGCGTTGAACGAGATCGACTCGCTGGACGTAGTGCGCGAGCCTACACACTTGCTTCGGGTTTTGGAATAGACTACGCGC is part of the Candidatus Hydrogenedentota bacterium genome and harbors:
- a CDS encoding homoserine dehydrogenase; this translates as MAIGVGVIGAGTVGGGVIKTLRESPDRITRRAGADVALTHVADLRPDLEQAFDLQGVSVSKDAMALIDDPNVQVVCELIGGVEPAKKFILKALASGKHVVTANKMLLAKHGPELCEAAIKGGAELRFEAAVAGGIPILKALREGLAANHIEFVYGILNGTCNYILSRMTYEGLEFEAALSQAQALGFAETPPDLDIEGHDTAHKCQIVASMCYSTKVNLEDIHVEGVTKVTHADVAYARELGYLIKLLAIVRSDNGEIEARVHPTLVPEDHLLASVRNEFNAIYVKGDVADATLYYGRGAGRMPTASAVLADIIDIARRGNGPVPPPFSYSQSRSLRGMGDIHSRYYLRMTTMDKPGVLGKICTSLGKNGVSIASCMQKEKHEADRVHIVLMTYDAKESDMRAALNEIDSLDVVREPTHLLRVLE